The proteins below come from a single Caulobacter flavus genomic window:
- a CDS encoding CheR family methyltransferase, with amino-acid sequence MTFASAPTDRREAIVDGEFAFTTQDFKRIAEILYGMAGISLPDTKATLVYSRLAKRLRALGLRSFKEYCAFVTSEQGHDESQEMLRALTTNVTRFFREPHHFDDLRANILEPIADQVRAGRRLRLWSAASSSGQEPYSMAFTVLSVWPNAAELDIRILGTDIDTNVLATGRAAVYDEHLLEGVSQSMRGQYFERDPSDRRAWRVCEAARSLVAFRELNLNGSSWPMKGPFDAIFCRNVVIYFDEPTQERVWSRFAPLLAPGGKLYVGHSERVGANVRGFESCGLTAYRKTGV; translated from the coding sequence ATGACCTTCGCCTCCGCCCCCACGGATCGCCGCGAAGCCATCGTCGATGGCGAGTTCGCGTTCACGACCCAAGACTTCAAGCGCATCGCCGAGATCCTCTACGGCATGGCCGGCATCAGCCTGCCCGACACCAAGGCGACGCTGGTCTATTCGCGCCTGGCCAAGCGCCTGCGCGCGCTGGGCCTGCGTTCGTTCAAGGAATACTGCGCCTTCGTGACCAGCGAGCAGGGTCACGACGAGAGCCAGGAAATGCTGCGGGCCCTGACGACCAACGTCACCCGCTTCTTCCGCGAGCCGCACCACTTCGACGACCTGCGCGCCAACATCCTGGAGCCAATCGCCGACCAGGTGCGCGCCGGCCGCCGCCTTCGTCTGTGGTCCGCCGCCAGCTCGTCGGGCCAGGAACCCTATTCGATGGCCTTCACGGTGCTGTCGGTTTGGCCCAACGCCGCCGAACTGGACATCCGCATCCTGGGCACCGACATCGACACCAACGTCCTGGCCACCGGCCGGGCCGCCGTCTATGACGAGCACCTGCTGGAGGGCGTGTCGCAATCGATGCGCGGCCAGTATTTCGAGCGTGATCCGAGCGACCGCCGCGCCTGGCGGGTCTGCGAGGCCGCGCGCAGCCTCGTCGCCTTCCGCGAACTGAACCTCAACGGCTCGTCGTGGCCCATGAAGGGTCCGTTCGACGCCATCTTCTGCCGGAATGTCGTGATCTATTTCGATGAACCGACCCAGGAGCGGGTCTGGAGCCGTTTCGCGCCGCTGCTGGCGCCGGGCGGCAAGCTCTATGTCGGCCACTCCGAACGCGTCGGCGCCAACGTGCGCGGCTTCGAGAGCTGCGGCCTGACCGCCTATCGCAAGACGGGGGTCTGA
- a CDS encoding chemotaxis protein CheW, translated as MSEEITVTGERRELISFRVGDQEYCVDIMAVREIRGWSPATTLPQSPGYMRGVINLRGAVLPIMDLACRLGMPMVEPTVRSVFIVVKAGDRMIGMLVDAVSDILSITDDLVQPTPDLACDTVRSFIRGIISIDGRMISEISLDRLLPEREALAA; from the coding sequence ATGTCCGAAGAAATCACCGTCACGGGCGAACGCCGGGAGCTGATCTCCTTCCGCGTTGGCGACCAGGAATACTGCGTGGACATCATGGCCGTCCGCGAAATCCGCGGCTGGAGCCCGGCCACGACGCTTCCGCAGTCGCCCGGCTACATGCGCGGCGTCATCAACCTGCGCGGCGCGGTGCTGCCGATCATGGACCTGGCCTGCCGCCTGGGCATGCCGATGGTCGAGCCAACCGTCCGCAGCGTGTTCATCGTGGTCAAGGCGGGCGACCGCATGATCGGCATGCTGGTCGACGCCGTGTCGGACATCCTGTCGATCACCGACGACCTGGTTCAGCCCACCCCGGACCTGGCCTGCGACACCGTTCGCAGCTTCATCCGCGGCATCATTTCCATCGACGGCCGGATGATCAGCGAGATCTCGCTCGATCGCCTGCTGCCCGAACGCGAGGCCCTGGCCGCCTGA
- a CDS encoding chemotaxis protein CheA, with translation MDELEAIKVTFFQECEELLADLEGGLLAMQDGNDDGDTVNAVFRAVHSIKGGAGAFGLEPLVRFAHVFETLLDAVRSNEVPSTPDLVATLLRASDVLADHVSSARGLGFVDEAVSAAMAAELKACTDPNAAPAPVVAAPVVDTIAFEAAPLAAPVDMSVGAPIGADDALDDDDLGFDFQPMTITIDEQAADVAAAAGNVWTVSIRPKSDLYRKANETALLLRELARLGPIEATLDASAIPPLDQLDAEAAYATWTVRLETEEDETAIREVFEFVDGDCDLEITRGEGLSADAALAALLAGDAPAAVVETAPVVVAEAPVVVEAIPEPVAAAPVVEAAPAPVAAPVATPAPVAAAPAAAPAAKAQQIDVPGPGQSVIRVDPERIDRLIDLVGELVINQAMLAQRVGEYGIAPSSNLAMGLDELEQLTREIQDSVMAIRAQPVKSVFQRMPRLVREVASMTGKQARLVMDGENTEVDKTVIERLSDPITHMLRNAIDHGLESPEERKAAGKNPEGVVKLAALHRSGRIVIEVSDDGKGINRERVHSIAIKKGLISPELQLTDEEIDNLIFLPGFSTADKISDVSGRGVGMDVVKRSVQALGGRISITSRPGQGSTFTLSLPLTLAVLDGMVVDVAGETLVVPLAAIVESLRPKPEEVRPLGPVGSVLAVRDSFVPLIDVGLTLGYREASPPPTEGVVLLVEGEDGSRAALVADAIHGQRQVVIKSLEQNYQQVDGVAAATILGDGRVALILDVDAVISLRRREPPRPVEPTLIAAE, from the coding sequence ATGGACGAGTTAGAGGCCATCAAGGTCACCTTCTTCCAGGAGTGCGAGGAACTGCTCGCCGACCTCGAAGGCGGGCTCCTGGCCATGCAGGACGGCAACGACGACGGCGACACCGTCAACGCCGTGTTCCGCGCCGTCCACTCGATCAAGGGCGGCGCCGGCGCCTTCGGCCTCGAGCCGCTGGTGCGCTTCGCCCACGTGTTCGAGACCCTGCTCGACGCCGTGCGTTCCAACGAAGTGCCCTCGACCCCGGACCTGGTCGCGACCCTGCTGCGCGCCTCGGACGTCCTGGCCGACCACGTCAGCTCGGCCCGCGGCCTGGGCTTCGTGGACGAGGCCGTCTCGGCCGCCATGGCCGCCGAGCTGAAGGCCTGCACCGACCCGAACGCCGCGCCGGCTCCCGTCGTCGCCGCGCCCGTGGTCGACACGATCGCCTTCGAAGCCGCGCCCCTCGCCGCGCCGGTCGACATGTCGGTCGGGGCCCCGATCGGAGCCGACGACGCCCTGGACGACGACGACCTGGGCTTCGACTTCCAGCCGATGACGATCACCATCGACGAGCAGGCGGCCGACGTCGCCGCCGCCGCGGGCAACGTCTGGACGGTGTCGATCCGTCCGAAGTCGGACCTCTACCGCAAGGCCAACGAGACCGCCCTGCTGCTGCGCGAACTGGCGCGCCTGGGCCCGATCGAGGCCACGCTCGACGCCAGCGCCATCCCGCCGCTGGACCAGCTGGACGCCGAAGCCGCCTACGCCACCTGGACGGTGCGCCTGGAGACCGAGGAAGACGAGACCGCCATCCGCGAGGTCTTCGAATTCGTCGACGGCGACTGCGACCTGGAAATCACCCGCGGCGAGGGCCTGAGCGCCGACGCCGCCCTGGCCGCCCTGCTGGCCGGCGACGCGCCCGCCGCCGTGGTCGAGACCGCCCCCGTCGTGGTCGCCGAGGCCCCGGTGGTGGTGGAAGCCATTCCCGAACCGGTCGCCGCCGCGCCGGTCGTCGAAGCCGCTCCGGCTCCGGTCGCCGCGCCTGTCGCGACCCCGGCGCCCGTCGCCGCCGCGCCCGCCGCCGCTCCGGCCGCCAAGGCCCAGCAGATCGACGTCCCGGGTCCGGGCCAGTCGGTGATCCGCGTCGATCCCGAACGCATCGACCGCCTGATCGACCTGGTCGGCGAGCTGGTCATCAACCAGGCCATGCTGGCGCAGCGCGTCGGCGAATACGGCATCGCCCCCTCCTCCAACCTGGCCATGGGCCTCGACGAGCTGGAACAGCTGACGCGCGAGATCCAGGACAGCGTCATGGCCATCCGCGCCCAGCCGGTGAAGTCGGTGTTCCAGCGCATGCCGCGCCTGGTCCGCGAAGTCGCCAGCATGACGGGCAAGCAGGCCCGCCTGGTGATGGACGGCGAGAACACCGAGGTCGACAAGACGGTCATCGAGCGTCTGTCCGACCCTATCACCCACATGCTGCGCAACGCCATCGACCACGGGCTGGAAAGCCCCGAAGAGCGCAAGGCGGCCGGCAAGAACCCTGAAGGCGTCGTGAAGCTGGCCGCCCTGCACCGCAGCGGCCGGATCGTCATCGAGGTCTCCGACGACGGCAAGGGCATCAACCGCGAGCGCGTCCACTCGATCGCGATCAAGAAGGGCCTGATCTCGCCGGAGCTGCAGCTGACCGACGAGGAGATCGACAACCTGATCTTCCTCCCGGGCTTCTCGACCGCCGACAAGATCTCGGACGTCTCGGGCCGCGGCGTCGGCATGGACGTGGTCAAGCGCTCGGTGCAGGCCCTGGGCGGCCGCATCTCGATCACCTCGCGTCCGGGCCAGGGCTCGACCTTCACGCTGAGCCTGCCGCTGACCCTGGCCGTCCTCGACGGCATGGTGGTCGACGTCGCCGGCGAGACCCTGGTGGTGCCGCTGGCCGCCATCGTCGAAAGCCTGCGTCCCAAGCCGGAAGAAGTTCGCCCGCTGGGTCCGGTCGGCTCGGTGCTGGCCGTCCGCGACAGCTTCGTGCCGCTGATCGACGTCGGCCTGACCCTGGGCTACCGCGAGGCCTCGCCGCCGCCGACCGAAGGCGTCGTGCTGCTGGTCGAGGGCGAGGACGGCTCGCGCGCCGCCCTGGTGGCCGACGCCATCCACGGCCAGCGTCAGGTGGTCATCAAGTCGCTGGAGCAGAACTACCAGCAGGTCGACGGCGTGGCCGCCGCGACGATCCTGGGCGACGGCCGCGTGGCCCTCATCCTCGACGTCGACGCGGTGATCAGCCTGCGCCGTCGCGAGCCGCCCCGCCCCGTCGAACCCACTCTGATCGCCGCGGAATAA
- a CDS encoding response regulator, whose amino-acid sequence MTRTVLTVDDSRTMRDMLRMALAGAGFNVVEAVDGEHGLEVLSAHRPDVIITDINMPKLDGFGFIEAVRVDDDYRAIPILVLTTESDPAKKDRARRAGATGWIVKPFNPEKLVDAIRRVAA is encoded by the coding sequence GTGACGCGGACGGTCCTCACGGTCGATGATTCCCGAACGATGCGGGACATGCTGCGCATGGCCCTCGCCGGCGCCGGGTTCAACGTCGTCGAAGCGGTCGACGGCGAGCACGGGCTGGAAGTACTTTCCGCCCATCGCCCCGACGTGATCATCACCGACATCAACATGCCCAAGCTGGACGGCTTCGGCTTCATCGAGGCGGTGCGGGTCGACGACGACTATCGCGCCATCCCGATCCTGGTGCTGACCACGGAAAGCGACCCGGCCAAGAAGGACCGCGCGCGCCGCGCCGGCGCCACGGGCTGGATCGTCAAGCCGTTCAACCCGGAAAAGCTGGTCGACGCCATCCGCCGCGTCGCGGCCTGA
- a CDS encoding STAS domain-containing protein → MTVLSLPETLDLKASGPLKAAFLERRGEAVEVDAGSVRRLGGLCLQVLLAAKTAWAADGKSFSIRAPSEAFVETTRLFGAEGALLSADIHGVQS, encoded by the coding sequence ATGACTGTCCTTTCGCTGCCCGAAACGCTTGATCTGAAGGCGTCGGGTCCCCTCAAGGCGGCGTTCCTGGAACGTCGCGGCGAGGCGGTCGAGGTCGACGCCGGCAGCGTCCGGCGCCTCGGCGGCCTGTGCCTGCAAGTGCTCCTGGCGGCCAAGACCGCCTGGGCGGCGGACGGCAAGTCCTTCTCTATCCGGGCCCCTTCGGAGGCCTTTGTCGAAACCACCCGTCTGTTCGGCGCCGAAGGGGCGCTTCTCTCGGCGGATATCCATGGAGTTCAATCGTGA
- a CDS encoding methyl-accepting chemotaxis protein, whose protein sequence is MKRFRLVDLPLIIKIGFAPAFALLMLAAMAAGSIVVQKNQSAALQQVVENDMRTNSEIQSLSRRITDAHGKLYQILASKADPMAAPAGPRITELLAEFDTLGKEMKALSGRLPASERPKIDALVKALAECRSAVDTVSGMVDVDAGMAMSFAGSFEDQYVKMAAQLQKVVDDAGNRAKTQAAKRQAEAAAAISITIVLSLITLAAVGALAFLTVMTTRKSISDIAGATEKLSKGDNGIDLERLTRGDELGAIVRSLKVFRDNQLHLEQLRAEQEKSAALTADERRAKEQAAAAAARESALVVSSLAEGLERLAQGDLTFRVTATFPGEYAKLKDDFNGAIGQLQDTVKVITASTDGLRTGADEIAHASDDLSRRTEQQAASLEETAAALDELTATVRRTASGARQASDVVSTTRGEATHSGQVVHQAVSAMGEIENSSKQISQIIGVIDEIAFQTNLLALNAGVEAARAGEAGRGFAVVAQEVRALAQRSAEAAKEIKTLISSSTQQVSAGVSLVGQTGEALQRIVAKVGEIDALVTEIAASAAEQATGLNEVNTAVNQMDQVTQQNAAMVEQSTAATHSLKGETAELVRLIGRFRVGEGSAQRFERPREADHAVDSPARNPVAEQRARLGAFARPGRGGAAAAAAPVSDGWEEF, encoded by the coding sequence ATGAAGCGCTTTCGACTCGTCGATCTGCCGTTGATCATAAAAATCGGCTTCGCGCCGGCCTTCGCTCTGCTGATGCTGGCGGCCATGGCCGCGGGGTCCATCGTCGTGCAGAAGAACCAGTCTGCCGCGCTGCAACAGGTCGTCGAGAACGACATGCGCACCAACAGCGAGATCCAGTCGCTGTCGCGCCGCATCACCGACGCTCACGGCAAGCTCTACCAGATCCTGGCCTCCAAGGCTGACCCGATGGCCGCGCCGGCCGGTCCGCGCATCACCGAACTGCTCGCCGAGTTCGACACCCTGGGCAAGGAAATGAAGGCCCTCTCCGGCCGTCTTCCCGCCTCGGAACGTCCGAAGATCGACGCCCTGGTCAAGGCGCTGGCCGAGTGCCGCAGCGCCGTCGACACCGTCAGCGGCATGGTCGACGTCGACGCTGGCATGGCGATGAGCTTCGCCGGCAGCTTCGAAGACCAGTACGTCAAGATGGCCGCGCAGCTGCAGAAGGTGGTCGACGACGCCGGCAACCGCGCCAAGACCCAGGCCGCCAAGCGCCAGGCCGAGGCCGCCGCCGCCATCAGCATCACCATCGTGCTGTCGCTCATCACCCTGGCCGCCGTCGGCGCCCTGGCCTTCCTGACCGTGATGACGACCCGCAAGTCGATCTCCGACATCGCCGGCGCCACCGAGAAGCTCTCGAAGGGCGACAATGGCATCGACCTCGAACGCCTGACTCGTGGGGACGAGCTGGGCGCCATCGTGCGTTCGCTGAAGGTCTTCCGCGACAACCAGCTGCACCTGGAGCAGCTGCGCGCCGAACAGGAGAAGTCGGCCGCCCTGACCGCCGACGAGCGCCGCGCCAAGGAACAGGCCGCCGCCGCCGCCGCCCGCGAGAGCGCCCTGGTGGTCAGCTCGCTGGCCGAGGGCCTGGAGCGCCTGGCCCAAGGCGACCTGACCTTCCGCGTCACCGCCACCTTCCCGGGCGAGTACGCCAAGCTGAAGGACGACTTCAACGGCGCCATCGGCCAGCTGCAGGACACCGTGAAGGTCATCACGGCCTCGACCGACGGCCTGCGCACCGGCGCCGACGAAATCGCCCACGCCTCCGACGACCTGTCGCGCCGCACCGAACAGCAGGCCGCCAGCCTGGAAGAGACCGCCGCGGCCCTCGACGAACTGACCGCCACCGTGCGCCGCACGGCCTCGGGCGCCCGCCAGGCCTCGGACGTCGTCTCGACCACCCGTGGCGAAGCGACGCATTCCGGCCAGGTCGTCCATCAGGCAGTGTCCGCGATGGGCGAAATCGAAAATTCCTCCAAGCAGATCAGCCAGATCATCGGCGTGATCGACGAGATCGCCTTCCAGACCAACCTCCTGGCGCTCAACGCCGGGGTGGAGGCCGCCCGGGCGGGCGAAGCGGGACGTGGTTTCGCGGTGGTCGCCCAGGAAGTCCGCGCGCTCGCCCAGCGCTCGGCCGAGGCTGCCAAGGAGATCAAGACCCTGATCTCGTCGTCGACCCAGCAGGTCTCTGCGGGGGTGAGCCTGGTCGGTCAGACCGGCGAGGCCCTGCAGCGGATCGTGGCGAAGGTCGGCGAGATCGACGCCCTGGTCACCGAAATCGCCGCCTCGGCGGCCGAGCAGGCGACCGGCCTCAACGAAGTCAACACCGCCGTCAACCAGATGGATCAGGTGACCCAACAGAACGCCGCCATGGTCGAGCAATCGACCGCCGCGACGCACTCGCTGAAGGGCGAGACCGCGGAGCTGGTGCGCCTGATCGGTCGCTTCCGTGTGGGTGAAGGTTCGGCCCAACGCTTTGAACGCCCGCGCGAAGCCGACCACGCCGTCGACTCGCCGGCCCGCAACCCCGTCGCCGAGCAACGCGCCCGGCTCGGCGCTTTCGCCCGGCCCGGCCGCGGCGGAGCCGCCGCAGCGGCCGCCCCGGTCAGCGACGGCTGGGAGGAGTTTTGA
- a CDS encoding globin-coupled sensor protein → MSQDYALSDRVAFMGLDNRARAALRALRPLIEREIGPALKGFYDRVKATPETRKFFGDERHMDAAGNRQKSHWSVIAEADFSDTYVKAVRTIGETHARIGLEPRWYIGGYALVSEHLMRAALREVWPKGFMAKADGAEKAGDAVSALMKAVMLDMDFAISIYLETIEAERRRLEEVRLANERSQTAVVQALGEALSRLAEGDLASRLDIEVTADFQKLKGDFNAAVATLEEAMAAVAAATDGIRSGTDEIGVAADDLSRRTEQQAASLEETAAALDEITATVKRAAAGARQASDVVAGAKTDAERSGVVVTDAVAAMGEIETSSREISNIIGVIDEIAFQTNLLALNAGVEAARAGDAGKGFAVVASEVRALAQRSAEAAKEIKSLIGASSKQVEAGVALVGQTGEALRGIVVKVAEIDALVGEISSSAQEQSSGLAQVNIAVNQMDQVTQQNAAMVEQTTAATHSLKGQSNELTRLVGGFKTSRQAITTPIARPAHHAAPRPAAPRMASRPGAQRGSAALAVDQDWEEY, encoded by the coding sequence ATGAGCCAGGACTATGCACTGAGTGACCGCGTTGCGTTCATGGGCCTCGACAACCGAGCCCGTGCGGCCCTGCGGGCTCTGCGTCCGCTCATCGAGAGGGAAATCGGCCCGGCGCTGAAGGGCTTCTACGATCGCGTCAAGGCCACGCCCGAGACCCGCAAGTTCTTCGGCGACGAGCGCCACATGGATGCGGCCGGCAATCGCCAGAAGTCGCACTGGTCGGTGATCGCCGAGGCCGACTTCAGCGACACCTACGTCAAGGCCGTCCGCACCATCGGCGAGACCCACGCCCGCATCGGCCTGGAGCCGCGCTGGTACATCGGCGGCTACGCTCTGGTCAGCGAGCACCTGATGCGCGCGGCGCTCCGGGAGGTCTGGCCCAAGGGATTCATGGCCAAGGCCGACGGCGCCGAAAAGGCCGGCGACGCGGTCTCGGCGCTGATGAAGGCGGTCATGCTCGACATGGACTTCGCCATCTCGATCTATCTGGAGACCATCGAAGCCGAGCGCCGGCGCCTGGAAGAGGTGCGCCTGGCCAACGAACGCAGCCAGACCGCCGTGGTCCAGGCCCTGGGCGAGGCCCTGTCGCGCCTGGCCGAGGGCGACCTGGCCTCGCGCCTCGACATCGAGGTCACCGCCGACTTCCAGAAGCTGAAGGGCGACTTCAACGCCGCCGTGGCGACCCTGGAAGAGGCCATGGCCGCCGTGGCCGCCGCCACCGACGGCATCCGCTCGGGCACGGACGAGATCGGCGTCGCCGCCGACGACCTGTCGCGCCGCACCGAGCAGCAGGCCGCCAGCCTCGAGGAAACCGCCGCCGCCCTCGACGAGATCACCGCCACGGTCAAGCGCGCCGCCGCCGGGGCCCGCCAGGCCTCGGACGTGGTGGCCGGCGCCAAGACCGACGCCGAGCGCTCGGGCGTGGTGGTCACCGACGCCGTCGCCGCCATGGGCGAGATCGAGACCAGCTCTCGCGAGATCAGCAACATCATCGGGGTGATCGACGAGATCGCCTTCCAGACCAACCTGCTGGCGCTCAACGCCGGGGTCGAGGCGGCCCGGGCCGGCGACGCGGGCAAGGGCTTCGCGGTCGTCGCTTCCGAAGTGCGGGCCCTGGCCCAGCGTTCGGCCGAGGCGGCCAAGGAGATCAAGAGCCTGATCGGCGCCTCGTCCAAGCAGGTCGAGGCCGGCGTGGCCCTGGTCGGCCAGACCGGCGAGGCCCTGCGCGGCATCGTGGTCAAGGTCGCCGAGATTGACGCCCTGGTCGGCGAGATCTCGTCCTCGGCCCAGGAACAGTCGAGCGGCCTCGCCCAGGTCAACATCGCCGTCAACCAGATGGACCAGGTCACCCAGCAGAACGCGGCCATGGTCGAGCAGACCACCGCCGCCACCCATTCGCTGAAGGGCCAGTCCAACGAGCTGACCCGCCTCGTCGGCGGCTTCAAGACGTCTCGCCAGGCGATCACGACGCCGATCGCCCGCCCCGCGCACCATGCCGCGCCCCGCCCGGCCGCGCCTCGCATGGCCTCGCGTCCCGGCGCGCAACGCGGCTCGGCCGCCCTCGCCGTCGACCAGGACTGGGAAGAGTACTGA
- a CDS encoding acyl-CoA dehydrogenase family protein, which yields MALDRETRDQLLDMVARFVAERLRPIEAQVAEDDAVPEAVIAEMRDLGLFGLSIPEEHGGLGLSMEDEALVAVELGRASPAFRSVFGTNVGIGSQGLVMFGTDAQKARWLPGIASGQTVTSFALTEPEAGSDSASVQTRAVRDGDDYVLTGSKRFITNAGKASLFTVMARTDPDAKGGSGVSAFLVPAGLPGLHVGKAEKKMGQQGAHIHDVTFDGVRVPAENRLGAEGEGFKVAMQVLDRGRLHIAAVCVGVAERLIADCVAYASERKQFGQPIASFQLIQAMLADSKTEALAARALVLETARKRDAGEGVTLEAAAAKLFASEMVGRVADRAVQIFGGAGYVADYGIERLYRDVRIFRIYEGTSQIQQLVIARETLRRGG from the coding sequence ATGGCCCTCGACCGCGAGACCCGCGACCAGCTGCTCGACATGGTCGCCCGCTTCGTGGCCGAACGCCTGCGGCCGATCGAGGCCCAGGTGGCTGAGGACGACGCCGTGCCCGAGGCCGTGATCGCCGAGATGCGCGATCTTGGCCTCTTTGGCCTGTCGATCCCCGAGGAGCACGGCGGCCTTGGCCTTTCCATGGAGGACGAGGCGCTGGTGGCCGTCGAGCTGGGGCGCGCCTCGCCAGCCTTCCGCTCGGTGTTCGGCACCAATGTGGGCATCGGCAGCCAGGGCCTGGTGATGTTCGGCACCGACGCCCAGAAGGCCCGGTGGCTGCCCGGCATCGCCTCGGGGCAGACCGTCACCTCCTTCGCCCTGACCGAGCCGGAGGCCGGCTCCGACAGCGCCTCGGTGCAGACAAGGGCCGTGCGCGACGGCGACGACTACGTGCTGACCGGGTCCAAGCGCTTCATCACCAATGCCGGCAAGGCCTCGCTGTTCACGGTGATGGCCCGCACCGACCCCGACGCCAAGGGCGGCTCGGGCGTCTCGGCCTTCCTGGTCCCCGCCGGTCTGCCGGGCCTGCACGTGGGCAAGGCCGAGAAGAAGATGGGCCAGCAGGGCGCCCACATCCACGACGTCACCTTCGACGGCGTGCGCGTGCCGGCCGAAAACCGCCTGGGTGCCGAGGGCGAGGGCTTCAAGGTGGCCATGCAGGTGCTCGACCGGGGCCGCCTGCACATCGCCGCCGTCTGCGTGGGCGTGGCCGAGCGACTGATCGCCGACTGCGTGGCCTACGCCTCCGAGCGCAAGCAGTTCGGCCAGCCGATCGCCAGCTTCCAGCTGATCCAGGCCATGCTCGCCGACAGCAAGACCGAGGCCCTGGCGGCCCGCGCCCTGGTGCTGGAGACCGCCCGCAAGCGCGACGCCGGCGAAGGCGTGACCCTGGAGGCGGCGGCCGCCAAGCTGTTCGCCTCGGAGATGGTCGGCCGCGTCGCCGACCGGGCCGTGCAGATCTTCGGCGGAGCTGGCTATGTCGCCGACTACGGCATCGAGCGCCTGTATCGCGATGTCCGTATTTTCCGGATTTACGAGGGCACCAGCCAGATCCAGCAACTGGTCATTGCTCGAGAAACACTTCGTCGCGGCGGATAG